Proteins encoded in a region of the Elaeis guineensis isolate ETL-2024a chromosome 7, EG11, whole genome shotgun sequence genome:
- the LOC105032495 gene encoding protein HUA2-LIKE 3 isoform X1: MAPSRRKGSSRAAAAAAAAQQQWKVGDLVLAKMKGFPAWPAMITEPEKWGLSSVRKKVLVYFYGTKQIAFCNYADIEAFTEEKKKSLLIKRQGKGADFVRAIDEIIDVYEALKKQTSDQFISGDDGDLGINRSNSFRKSPEHSSHIADDQRSGALCAKESHDVINSEETSATSAEGDPHNINAATDEPAEKVLIIDQLRQAPLATSTTSRKKRLRDAPAESFIAQKKITSLRRSRNSSGGDPPKIKKSDILHNDTDSVSDNVTTDGVQEDSMINRSAENMPHASDFHDVAVPVTAGFLGNGSSGNTACETAATKYEANLNERVVLDPSCKFEVSANGCLESEVRQNGQLDLPMKTVIFKKKRKPNRKRASNSSECAGLDKDIELQVEPSRSLSESPNSRGEINETDHKADGDEHLPLVKRARVRMGEPPVEEKQFDELHDTNDNSGVTVMMNNCDKYSTSTSPRNNCLTNGTSLGLKEASNSSPINDCSHPSGSDRMIWKAKKYQLKSFTLDVEAALPPSKRLHRALEAMSANAAEATDDCPRAPRPKEMMLNNCMVSLTTSSLHLSTDGKIESPTRFNDIPSTECNVFHTSRSGLSAQNLDVPTLASSEVKTDDVNSEHLRSPHDKHGNEVLVDVKNYDGSSVSKAVDVDIHDKSMRPCFFRLTEQVNLTDSEGMPDRSSSPSGKVNENEILQPEEECPHSPVDNILSRDQTVKPSIRKPDSVLSSKGCNDSFSPDGAFVTLSATNGSSTTSGTFGPTKSSSIQLDEDAQTRDMEDVAREVKSKVTPRDRCSSPDLTPMKDLIAAAQAKRLLSRSTSFSDNYVDYKVEAVLSPSLASKEDSFGRGSPSNPMINYTCAIDDRLQNPRNNSRSPFGGLRQKSLSKLTDHAEAYAARKSFEALLCTLTRTKESIGRATRLAIDCAKYGIAGEVVDVLLQNLEREPSLYRRVDLFFLVDSITQCSRSQKGGAGDMYPSLVQSVLPRLLSAAAPPGNAAWENRRQCLKVLRLWLERKTLPESIIRQHIRELDSVNEASFTSTFSRRPSRTERALNDPIREMEGMLVDEYGSNTSFQLPCLLHTTVLEDEEASASDEKSFEAVTPERHAAVDHEKGITQISTEKHRHILEDVDGELEMEDVAPPCEVEVSSSCHVSVADTICNNHNQPDQHHSLPFAPPLPEDRPPSPPPLPSSPPPLSPPCSAALSDGSQQQSGSHAVSDTADLHLSSITHNMQNQQSQSVGQQPSGLNTNLMSSELVVYYTPGYGGPPKQMPPPVSSLSSSSYGIVPVSHPPVHSGNDFQPIVSAPMTSKAYHLQPPSPTVSNQFSYVKAETQQRVPHWGNCSAFTERFQCVDIHGGNFYGRRGARGLVQQEIVERGRFSPAFHSGPSVSGKVEASPASLSHYGPPSEPPSIPCPGWPPRPRMSSYIVPASRPSTESPVSRVAGGARTTGFWRPR; the protein is encoded by the exons AGCATTCTGCAACTATGCTGATATTGAAGCTTTCACggaggagaaaaagaaatctCTTTTAATTAAGCGCCAGGGTAAAGGGGCTGATTTCGTCCGTGCaattgatgaaataattgatgtTTATGAAGCTTTGAAGAAGCAGACATCTGATCAGTTTATTTCGGGGGATGATGGAGATTTGGGAATTAATAGAAGTAATTCTTTTAGAAAGAGCCCAGAGCATAGTTCTCATATTGCAGATGACCAGAGGTCAGGTGCCCTATGTGCGAAAGAAAGCCATGATGTTATCAATTCTGAAGAAACTTCTGCAACCTCAGCAGAAGGGGATCCTCACAACATAAATGCAGCAACTGATGAACCAGCTGAAAAGGTCTTGATCATTGATCAACTAAGGCAGGCCCCTTTGGCTACTAGTACAACTTCAAGGAAGAAGAGATTAAGAGATGCTCCAGCAGAGAGCTTTATTGCTCAGAAAAAAATAACATCCCTTCGAAGGTCTAGAAATTCTTCTGGTGGTGATCCTccgaaaataaaaaaatcagatatccTACATAATGATACTGACTCAGTCAGTGATAATGTGACTACTGATGGAGTGCAGGAAGATTCCATGATAAATAGGAGTGCTGAAAACATGCCTCATGCCTCAGATTTTCATGATGTTGCTGTACCAGTTACTGCTGGTTTCCTTGGAAATGGTAGCAGTGGGAATACTGCATGTGAAACAGCTGCAACAAAATATGAAGCAAATCTGAATGAAAGGGTTGTACTTGATCCTAGTTGTAAATTTGAAGTCTCTGCAAATGGGTGCTTGGAGAGTGAAGTTAGGCAGAATGGCCAACTTGACCTCCCCATGAAGACAGtgatcttcaagaagaaaaggaaacCAAACCGGAAGCGGGCATCTAATAGTTCAGAGTGTGCTGGATTGGACAAGGATATAGAATTGCAGGTGGAGCCAAGTCGAAGCCTTTCAGAGTCTCCAAATTCTCGTGGTGAAATAAATGAAACAGACCATAAAGCAGATGGAGATGAGCATCTTCCTTTGGTGAAAAGAGCAAGAGTTCGAATGGGTGAACCACCTGTCGAGGAGAAACAGTTTGATGAGCTTCATGACACTAATGACAACTCAGGAGTGACAGTGATGATGAATAATTGTGACAAATATTCTACATCCACCAGTCCTAGAAATAATTGTCTGACCAATGGGACATCTCTAGGGCTCAAGGAAGCCTCAAATTCATCCCCCATAAACGATTGCTCTCATCCTTCAGGAAGCGATCGAATGATATGGAAGGCTAAAAAGTATCAACTTAAGAGTTTTACATTAGATGTCGAAGCAGCTTTGCCTCCATCAAAACGCCTACATCGTGCTTTGGAAGCTATGTCTGCCAATGCTGCTGAAGCTACAGATGATTGTCCTAGAGCTCCAAGGCCAAAGGAAATGATGCTTAACAACTGCATGGTATCTCTCACAACAAGTTCTCTCCATCTTTCTACTGATGGGAAGATTGAGAGCCCTACAAGATTTAATGACATACCATCTACTGAATGTAATGTATTTCACACAAGCAGATCTGGATTGTCAGCACAAAATTTGGATGTACCAACATTAGCTTCTTCAGAAGTGAAGACTGATGATGTCAATAGTGAACATTTGAGAAGTCCTCATGATAAACACGGCAATGAAGTCCTTGTGGATGTTAAAAACTATGATGGGTCGTCTGTGTCTAAAGCAGTTGATGTTGATATACATGACAAGAGTATGCGACCTTGTTTTTTCAGGTTAACTGAGCAGGTTAATTTGACTGACTCTGAAGGTATGCCTGATCGCTCATCATCACCTTCAGGAAAGGtaaatgagaatgaaattctGCAACCAGAAGAGGAATGCCCACATTCTCCTGTGGATAATATTTTAAGTAGAGATCAAACAGTGAAACCATCcatacggaagccagactctgtTTTGAGTAGTAAAGGTTGCAATGATTCTTTCTCTCCTGATGGAGCTTTTGTGACTCTATCAGCTACAAATGGCAGTTCTACAACAAGTGGGACATTTGGGCCTACAAAGTCTTCTAGCATTCAACTTGATGAAGATGCACAAACCCGTGACAT GGAGGATGTTGCAAGGGAAGTCAAATCCAAAGTAACTCCAAGGGATAGGTGTTCTTCTCCTGATTTGACTCCCATGAAAGATTTGATTGCTGCTGCCCAGGCTAAACGACTTTTGTCTCGATCTACTTCATTTTCTGATAACTATGTAGATTATAAGGTTGAGGCTGTACTGAGTCCATCTTTAGCCAGCAAGGAAGATTCTTTTGGACGAGGTTCACCTTCTAATCCCATGATCAATTATACATGTGCTATAGATGATAGACTTCAAAATCCAAGGAATAATAGCAGAAGTCCTTTTGGTGGTCTGAGACAGAAAAGCTTAAGCAAATTAACTGACCATGCAGAAGCATATGCTGCAAGGAAATCTTTTGAAGCTTTACTGTGTACATTAACAAGAACAAAAGAGAGTATAGGACGAGCAACACGCCTAGCTATTGATTGTGCTAAATATGGGATTGCTGGGGAG GTGGTTGATGTTCTTCTTCAGAACCTGGAGAGAGAGCCTAGCTTGTACAGAAGGGTAGATCTATTCTTCCTTGTAGATTCAATTACTCAATGCTCTCGAAGTCAAAAAG GTGGAGCTGGAGATATGTACCCCTCTCTTGTCCAATCAGTGCTTCCACGTTTGTTATCTGCTGCAGCACCTCCTGGAAATGCAGCATGGGAAAACCGCAGGCAATGCCTCAAG GTTTTGAGATTATGGCTTGAGAGGAAAACCCTTCCGGAATCCATTATACGCCAGCACATACGAGAACTTGATTCTGTAAATGAAGCATCATTTACAAGTACTTTTTCTCGACGTCCATCAAGAACAGAGAGGGCTCTTAATGATCCTATAAGGGAGATGGAGGGAATGCTTGTTGATGAGTATGGAAG CAATACCAGTTTTCAACTTCCATGTTTACTTCATACTACTGTGCTTGAAGATGAGGAAGCAAGTGCATCCGATGAAAAAAGTTTTGAGGCTGTTACTCCAGAAAGGCATGCTGCGGTTGATCATGAAAAGGGAATCACTCAGATTTCAACTGAAAAGCACCGGCATATCTTGGAAGATGTTGATGGTGAGCTTGAAATGGAGGATGTGGCTCCTCCTTGTGAAGTTGAAGTGAGCTCCTCCTGTCATGTTTCAGTTGCCGATACCATATGCAATAACCATAATCAACCTGATCAGCATCATTCATTGCCCTTTGCTCCTCCACTACCTGAGGACAGGCCACCATCTCCGCCCCCTTTGCCATCATCTCCTCCACCTTTGTCTCCCCCTTGCTCTGCTGCGCTCTCTGATGGTTCGCAGCAACAATCAGGATCTCATGCTGTTTCTGATACTGCTGACCTGCATCTTTCTAGCATTACCCAT AATATGCAAAATCAACAATCACAGTCTGTTGGTCAGCAACCAAGTGGCCTGAATACGAACTTGATGTCCTCAGAGTTGGTTGTGTATTATACTCCTGGATATGGAGGTCCTCCAAAACAGATGCCACCACCTGTCTCATCTCTTAGTTCCAGTTCTTATGGCATCGTTCCAGTTTCTCATCCGCCTGTTCATTCTGGGAATGACTTTCAGCCTATAGTCAGTGCACCTATGACCAGTAAGGCCTACCACTTACAGCCGCCCTCTCCCACAGTTTCAAATCAGTTCTCCTATGTAAAGGCTGAAACACAACAAAGAGTTCCACATTGGGGGAATTGTTCTGCATTCACGGAGAGATTCCAGTGTGTAGATATCCATGGGGGAAACTTCTATGGTCGTAGAGGTGCAAGGGGACTGGTCCAACAAGAGATTGTTGAGAGGGGCAGGTTTTCTCCAGCGTTTCATTCAG GTCCCTCAGTTTCCGGCAAGGTGGAGGCATCTCCTGCTTCTCTGTCCCACTATGGTCCACCATCAGAACCCCCATCAATTCCATGCCCTGGGTGGCCTCCTCGTCCCAGGATGTCCAGTTACATTGTACCTGCTTCGAGACCATCAACAGAGAGCCCAGTTTCTCGAGTTGCTGGAGGTGCAAGAA CAACTGGCTTCTGGAGACCAAGATAA
- the LOC105032495 gene encoding protein HUA2-LIKE 3 isoform X2, which yields MAPSRRKGSSRAAAAAAAAQQQWKVGDLVLAKMKGFPAWPAMITEPEKWGLSSVRKKVLVYFYGTKQIAFCNYADIEAFTEEKKKSLLIKRQGKGADFVRAIDEIIDVYEALKKQTSDQFISGDDGDLGINRSNSFRKSPEHSSHIADDQRSGALCAKESHDVINSEETSATSAEGDPHNINAATDEPAEKVLIIDQLRQAPLATSTTSRKKRLRDAPAESFIAQKKITSLRRSRNSSGGDPPKIKKSDILHNDTDSVSDNVTTDGVQEDSMINRSAENMPHASDFHDVAVPVTAGFLGNGSSGNTACETAATKYEANLNERVVLDPSCKFEVSANGCLESEVRQNGQLDLPMKTVIFKKKRKPNRKRASNSSECAGLDKDIELQVEPSRSLSESPNSRGEINETDHKADGDEHLPLVKRARVRMGEPPVEEKQFDELHDTNDNSGVTVMMNNCDKYSTSTSPRNNCLTNGTSLGLKEASNSSPINDCSHPSGSDRMIWKAKKYQLKSFTLDVEAALPPSKRLHRALEAMSANAAEATDDCPRAPRPKEMMLNNCMVSLTTSSLHLSTDGKIESPTRFNDIPSTECNVFHTSRSGLSAQNLDVPTLASSEVKTDDVNSEHLRSPHDKHGNEVLVDVKNYDGSSVSKAVDVDIHDKSMRPCFFRLTEQVNLTDSEGMPDRSSSPSGKVNENEILQPEEECPHSPVDNILSRDQTVKPSIRKPDSVLSSKGCNDSFSPDGAFVTLSATNGSSTTSGTFGPTKSSSIQLDEDAQTRDMEDVAREVKSKVTPRDRCSSPDLTPMKDLIAAAQAKRLLSRSTSFSDNYVDYKVEAVLSPSLASKEDSFGRGSPSNPMINYTCAIDDRLQNPRNNSRSPFGGLRQKSLSKLTDHAEAYAARKSFEALLCTLTRTKESIGRATRLAIDCAKYGIAGEVVDVLLQNLEREPSLYRRVDLFFLVDSITQCSRSQKGGAGDMYPSLVQSVLPRLLSAAAPPGNAAWENRRQCLKVLRLWLERKTLPESIIRQHIRELDSVNEASFTSTFSRRPSRTERALNDPIREMEGMLVDEYGSNTSFQLPCLLHTTVLEDEEASASDEKSFEAVTPERHAAVDHEKGITQISTEKHRHILEDVDGELEMEDVAPPCEVEVSSSCHVSVADTICNNHNQPDQHHSLPFAPPLPEDRPPSPPPLPSSPPPLSPPCSAALSDGSQQQSGSHAVSDTADLHLSSITHNMQNQQSQSVGQQPSGLNTNLMSSELVVYYTPGYGGPPKQMPPPVSSLSSSSYGIVPVSHPPVHSGNDFQPIVSAPMTSKAYHLQPPSPTVSNQFSYVKAETQQRVPHWGNCSAFTERFQCVDIHGGNFYGRRGARGLVQQEIVERGRFSPAFHSGPSVSGKVEASPASLSHYGPPSEPPSIPCPGWPPRPRMSSYIVPASRPSTESPVSRVAGATGFWRPR from the exons AGCATTCTGCAACTATGCTGATATTGAAGCTTTCACggaggagaaaaagaaatctCTTTTAATTAAGCGCCAGGGTAAAGGGGCTGATTTCGTCCGTGCaattgatgaaataattgatgtTTATGAAGCTTTGAAGAAGCAGACATCTGATCAGTTTATTTCGGGGGATGATGGAGATTTGGGAATTAATAGAAGTAATTCTTTTAGAAAGAGCCCAGAGCATAGTTCTCATATTGCAGATGACCAGAGGTCAGGTGCCCTATGTGCGAAAGAAAGCCATGATGTTATCAATTCTGAAGAAACTTCTGCAACCTCAGCAGAAGGGGATCCTCACAACATAAATGCAGCAACTGATGAACCAGCTGAAAAGGTCTTGATCATTGATCAACTAAGGCAGGCCCCTTTGGCTACTAGTACAACTTCAAGGAAGAAGAGATTAAGAGATGCTCCAGCAGAGAGCTTTATTGCTCAGAAAAAAATAACATCCCTTCGAAGGTCTAGAAATTCTTCTGGTGGTGATCCTccgaaaataaaaaaatcagatatccTACATAATGATACTGACTCAGTCAGTGATAATGTGACTACTGATGGAGTGCAGGAAGATTCCATGATAAATAGGAGTGCTGAAAACATGCCTCATGCCTCAGATTTTCATGATGTTGCTGTACCAGTTACTGCTGGTTTCCTTGGAAATGGTAGCAGTGGGAATACTGCATGTGAAACAGCTGCAACAAAATATGAAGCAAATCTGAATGAAAGGGTTGTACTTGATCCTAGTTGTAAATTTGAAGTCTCTGCAAATGGGTGCTTGGAGAGTGAAGTTAGGCAGAATGGCCAACTTGACCTCCCCATGAAGACAGtgatcttcaagaagaaaaggaaacCAAACCGGAAGCGGGCATCTAATAGTTCAGAGTGTGCTGGATTGGACAAGGATATAGAATTGCAGGTGGAGCCAAGTCGAAGCCTTTCAGAGTCTCCAAATTCTCGTGGTGAAATAAATGAAACAGACCATAAAGCAGATGGAGATGAGCATCTTCCTTTGGTGAAAAGAGCAAGAGTTCGAATGGGTGAACCACCTGTCGAGGAGAAACAGTTTGATGAGCTTCATGACACTAATGACAACTCAGGAGTGACAGTGATGATGAATAATTGTGACAAATATTCTACATCCACCAGTCCTAGAAATAATTGTCTGACCAATGGGACATCTCTAGGGCTCAAGGAAGCCTCAAATTCATCCCCCATAAACGATTGCTCTCATCCTTCAGGAAGCGATCGAATGATATGGAAGGCTAAAAAGTATCAACTTAAGAGTTTTACATTAGATGTCGAAGCAGCTTTGCCTCCATCAAAACGCCTACATCGTGCTTTGGAAGCTATGTCTGCCAATGCTGCTGAAGCTACAGATGATTGTCCTAGAGCTCCAAGGCCAAAGGAAATGATGCTTAACAACTGCATGGTATCTCTCACAACAAGTTCTCTCCATCTTTCTACTGATGGGAAGATTGAGAGCCCTACAAGATTTAATGACATACCATCTACTGAATGTAATGTATTTCACACAAGCAGATCTGGATTGTCAGCACAAAATTTGGATGTACCAACATTAGCTTCTTCAGAAGTGAAGACTGATGATGTCAATAGTGAACATTTGAGAAGTCCTCATGATAAACACGGCAATGAAGTCCTTGTGGATGTTAAAAACTATGATGGGTCGTCTGTGTCTAAAGCAGTTGATGTTGATATACATGACAAGAGTATGCGACCTTGTTTTTTCAGGTTAACTGAGCAGGTTAATTTGACTGACTCTGAAGGTATGCCTGATCGCTCATCATCACCTTCAGGAAAGGtaaatgagaatgaaattctGCAACCAGAAGAGGAATGCCCACATTCTCCTGTGGATAATATTTTAAGTAGAGATCAAACAGTGAAACCATCcatacggaagccagactctgtTTTGAGTAGTAAAGGTTGCAATGATTCTTTCTCTCCTGATGGAGCTTTTGTGACTCTATCAGCTACAAATGGCAGTTCTACAACAAGTGGGACATTTGGGCCTACAAAGTCTTCTAGCATTCAACTTGATGAAGATGCACAAACCCGTGACAT GGAGGATGTTGCAAGGGAAGTCAAATCCAAAGTAACTCCAAGGGATAGGTGTTCTTCTCCTGATTTGACTCCCATGAAAGATTTGATTGCTGCTGCCCAGGCTAAACGACTTTTGTCTCGATCTACTTCATTTTCTGATAACTATGTAGATTATAAGGTTGAGGCTGTACTGAGTCCATCTTTAGCCAGCAAGGAAGATTCTTTTGGACGAGGTTCACCTTCTAATCCCATGATCAATTATACATGTGCTATAGATGATAGACTTCAAAATCCAAGGAATAATAGCAGAAGTCCTTTTGGTGGTCTGAGACAGAAAAGCTTAAGCAAATTAACTGACCATGCAGAAGCATATGCTGCAAGGAAATCTTTTGAAGCTTTACTGTGTACATTAACAAGAACAAAAGAGAGTATAGGACGAGCAACACGCCTAGCTATTGATTGTGCTAAATATGGGATTGCTGGGGAG GTGGTTGATGTTCTTCTTCAGAACCTGGAGAGAGAGCCTAGCTTGTACAGAAGGGTAGATCTATTCTTCCTTGTAGATTCAATTACTCAATGCTCTCGAAGTCAAAAAG GTGGAGCTGGAGATATGTACCCCTCTCTTGTCCAATCAGTGCTTCCACGTTTGTTATCTGCTGCAGCACCTCCTGGAAATGCAGCATGGGAAAACCGCAGGCAATGCCTCAAG GTTTTGAGATTATGGCTTGAGAGGAAAACCCTTCCGGAATCCATTATACGCCAGCACATACGAGAACTTGATTCTGTAAATGAAGCATCATTTACAAGTACTTTTTCTCGACGTCCATCAAGAACAGAGAGGGCTCTTAATGATCCTATAAGGGAGATGGAGGGAATGCTTGTTGATGAGTATGGAAG CAATACCAGTTTTCAACTTCCATGTTTACTTCATACTACTGTGCTTGAAGATGAGGAAGCAAGTGCATCCGATGAAAAAAGTTTTGAGGCTGTTACTCCAGAAAGGCATGCTGCGGTTGATCATGAAAAGGGAATCACTCAGATTTCAACTGAAAAGCACCGGCATATCTTGGAAGATGTTGATGGTGAGCTTGAAATGGAGGATGTGGCTCCTCCTTGTGAAGTTGAAGTGAGCTCCTCCTGTCATGTTTCAGTTGCCGATACCATATGCAATAACCATAATCAACCTGATCAGCATCATTCATTGCCCTTTGCTCCTCCACTACCTGAGGACAGGCCACCATCTCCGCCCCCTTTGCCATCATCTCCTCCACCTTTGTCTCCCCCTTGCTCTGCTGCGCTCTCTGATGGTTCGCAGCAACAATCAGGATCTCATGCTGTTTCTGATACTGCTGACCTGCATCTTTCTAGCATTACCCAT AATATGCAAAATCAACAATCACAGTCTGTTGGTCAGCAACCAAGTGGCCTGAATACGAACTTGATGTCCTCAGAGTTGGTTGTGTATTATACTCCTGGATATGGAGGTCCTCCAAAACAGATGCCACCACCTGTCTCATCTCTTAGTTCCAGTTCTTATGGCATCGTTCCAGTTTCTCATCCGCCTGTTCATTCTGGGAATGACTTTCAGCCTATAGTCAGTGCACCTATGACCAGTAAGGCCTACCACTTACAGCCGCCCTCTCCCACAGTTTCAAATCAGTTCTCCTATGTAAAGGCTGAAACACAACAAAGAGTTCCACATTGGGGGAATTGTTCTGCATTCACGGAGAGATTCCAGTGTGTAGATATCCATGGGGGAAACTTCTATGGTCGTAGAGGTGCAAGGGGACTGGTCCAACAAGAGATTGTTGAGAGGGGCAGGTTTTCTCCAGCGTTTCATTCAG GTCCCTCAGTTTCCGGCAAGGTGGAGGCATCTCCTGCTTCTCTGTCCCACTATGGTCCACCATCAGAACCCCCATCAATTCCATGCCCTGGGTGGCCTCCTCGTCCCAGGATGTCCAGTTACATTGTACCTGCTTCGAGACCATCAACAGAGAGCCCAGTTTCTCGAGTTGCTGGAG CAACTGGCTTCTGGAGACCAAGATAA